The DNA region CAAAAAGCGGGAGTGGTAGTTTCTTTTCAGTTAATAACTCCTAAAAACTTCACTTCAAAAAACGCATCATAATCTTTATTTTGCAGAACTTTTTTAAACCGTTTTAAATGAAGGTCTGTATTGCCGAAAAACCTAGTGTTGCCCGCGAAATTGCCTCCGTGTTAGGGGCCAATACCAAACGTGATGGCTATTTTGAGGGCAATGGCTATGCGGTAACCTACACTTTTGGGCATCTTTGTACATTAAAAGAACCCAACGATTACAAACCGTATTGGAAAAGTTGGGATTTAAACAATTTGCCCATGCTGCCCGAAAAGTTCGAAACTAAAGTGGTGGCCAATTCGGGCATCCAAAAACAATTTAAAATAGTAAAAAGTTTATTTGATAAAGCCGAAGTTGTTATAAACTGCGGTGATGCGGGGCAGGAGGGTGAGCTCATACAGCGGTGGGTAATGAACGAGGCGCACTATAAAGGCGAAGTGAAACGCTTGTGGATTTCGTCATTGACCACCGAAGCCATTAAAGAAGGCTTTGAAAACCTAAAACCAGCCACTGATTACGATAATTTGTACTATGCTGGTTTTTCCCGTGCCATTGGCGATTGGCTGCTCGGTATGAATGCCACCCGTTTGTATACAGTAAAACATGGCGGTTATAAACAAGTGCTGTCGGTGGGGCGTGTGCAAACCCCCACTTTGGCTATGGTGGTGAACCGGTTTAAGGAAATCGAAAATTTTAAGCCACAACCGTATTGGGAACTTCAAACGCTATATCGCGAAACGCTTTTTAGTTACGAAGAGGGCCGATTTTTAAAGAAGGAAGATGGTGAAGCCTTGGCCAATAAAGTGAAGGAAAGTGAGTTCGAAATCATTTCCATCGAAAAAAAGAAGGGTAAGGATTATGCGCCCAAATTGTTCGATTTAACAGGGTTGCAGGTGTATTGCAACACCAAGTTTGGGTTTTCGGCGGAAGAAACTTTAAAGATAGTCCAAACGCTATACGAACGGAAAGTGGTGACTTACCCCAGAGTGGATACTACCTTTTTACCAAACGATATGTATCCGAAAGTATCGGGCATTCTTCAAAAACTGACGCAATATTCGGTATTGACGCAACCGCTTTTAGGAAAGAAAATTAAAAAGTCGAAGCGTGTTTTTGACGATAAAAAAGTGACCGATCACCACGCCATTATTCCCACGGGTATGCAAACCCAGCTCAACCCCGTACAACAGCAGGTTTACGATATTATTGTTCGGCGTTTTATTGCAGTGTTTTATGACGATTGTACCGTATCGAACACCACGGTGTTGGGTAGTGCTGCCGAGGTAACGTTTAAAGCCACTGGTAAAGAAATTTTAGATAAAGGTTGGCGCATCGTATTCGAAAATCCCAATAAAAAAGAAAAGGAATCGGGTATTTTGCCCACTTTCGAAAAAGGTGAAAAAGGCCCACACGAACCGTCGTTTTTAGAAAAGGAAACCAAACCGCCCAATCAATATACAGAAGCCTCGTTGCTTCGGGCCATGGAAACGGCGGGAAAACAGGTAGACGACGAAGAGCTTCGCGACTTAATGAAAGAAAACGGTATTGGCCGTCCATCAACACGAGCCAATATTATTGAAACGCTGTTTAAACGGAAATATATTAAGCGGAACAAAAAACAGGTGCTGCCCACAGTTACAGGCATTCAGTTGATTGAAACCATTCAGAACGATTTGTTGAAATCGGCCGAGCTTACCGGGAAGTGGGAAAAGCAGTTAAAAGACATCGAAAAAGGAGAATACAGTGCGGCTGCGTTTATAAAAAATATGAAGCGCATGGTAGATGCCTTGGTTTATGAAGTGCGCAGCGAAACCAAGCGGGCCAATATTTCGCAGGCCAACGTGATAAAAAACAGGCAGGCCAAAGCAGCCGAAAAAAAGCAAAAAGGCCTTTTGGCCGAAACCTGTCCCAAGTGTAAAAAGGGGACCTTGATAAAAGGGAAATCGGCTTATGGTTGCAGTGCGTTTAAGTCGGGTTGTCGTTTTGTGTTGCCCTTTAAGTTTGCTGAAAAGAAAATTTCAGAAAAACAGTTTATCCGCTTACTTCAAAAGGGAAGTACTGTGAATTTAAAAGGGTTTAAGACCGAGGCAGGAACTGTTGAAGGCTTGTTGCGTTTTGATGATGATTTCAACTTAAAATTGGAACCCAAAAAGTTTGCCGCGAAAGCGAAACCTGATGAGCTAAAGTGCCCCAAATGCCAAAAAGGGAATATTATAAAAGGAAAAACGGCCTACGGTTGTAGTAATTATTCATCGGGCTGCGATTTTAAAGTGCCTTTTGAAGTGGTAAAAGCCAAAATAAACGGACAGAAACCGACAAAAGAATTGGTGTATAAAATTTTAAGTGGTCATGCATAAAACGGCACACAAACACTTTGTAATTTATAAACCATTTCGAGTTTTAAGTCAGTTTAGAAGCAATTCCAGCAAACAGCAATCCAAACGATTTTTAGGTGAGTTTTATGATTTTCCCGTTGGAATTATGGCGATTGGGCGCTTGGATGAAACTTCGGAAGGTTTACTGCTGCTTACTACAGATGGCAAAACCAGCGCTTTTATAAACAGTCAAAAAGTTGAAAAGGAATATTATGCACAGGTGGATGGCGATATTTCGGAAGAAGCTGTTGAAAAGCTGAAAGCAGGGATTGAAATTAGTATCAACGGAAAAAAATACACTACCAAGCCATGCCAAGTTTTTAAATTGGAAAGCATACCCCATTTGCCCGAAAGAGGTAAAAAGATACGCGACGCGCGCCACGGCCCCACGAGTTGGGTGTCGATAACCTTAACCGAAGGGAAATTTAGGCAGGTACGAAAAATGACCTCGGCTGTTGGATTCCCGACGCTGCGTTTGGTGCGTGTTCGGATAGGGCAAATTAAAATAGGCAGTATGCAGCCCGGCGATGTTTTGGAGTTTCAAACATTCTGAAAAGAAATTAGAATTCAAGATTTCTACTTAATATTCAAAAGTTCAATTTAATTAAAAAAAATAAAAATTCTATTTTTTTCAACTAAATGTAAAGTTTTGTTTACTTTTGTATAAAAATAATAGAATATGAAAATTCAAATATTACCAAATTGGTGCAAAAAACTTGGACTTGCTCTTTTCATTATAGCTTCTGTTTTAAACGGTGGTTTAAACTTTATCAACAATTCAATCTACAAATACAATTCTCATGGAATCAATATTTCTGAACAGCAATTACAATCAGATAACAATGGGTTTTTAGCGCTTCTTAGTGCTTTTACGGGAGGAGTCTTTAATGTCGATTTTATAGCAATCATGTCTATGCTAATCTATATGATTTCAAAAGAAAAAGTTGAAGATGATTATATTGATAAATTGCGCCTAGAATCTTTTCAACTGACTTTTATAATTGGATTGTTGGCAACAATTGCTGTTTATCTTTTGAACAAGGATATAAAATTGACATTGGATTATTTTATTTTTCCACTACTTTGGTGCTATATAGCCATATTCCTAATCAAACGAAAACTATATCTATGAAAAATTTAGTAAAAGTGGAAAGGGCAAGGCACAATTTAACACAAGCAGATTTAGCCAAAGAACTAGGGGTTTCAAGACAGACTATACATGCTATAGAAAAAAATAAATTTAATCCTTCTGTAACACTTGCAATAAAAATGGCTAGATTTTTCAGTGTTACCGTTGAATACTTATTTGAAATTGAAGACTAGTTTTAAACCACACTATTCTACTGAAAACGAATGGCCTTTACCGGCGATATTTTGGTGATGATGTACGAGGGCACCAAAAGCATGAGCAAGCACAGTAGCAAAGTGCCTATGTTGAGTGCCAAAATGTAGCCGAAATTGATGTAAACTGAAACTTCGGAAACGTAATACACGCTGGGGTCGAGCGGAAACAATTTAAAATATTTTTGTGCAAATAGTAGCCCCAACCCGATGAGGTTTCCCCAAAACAGCCCAAGTAAAATTAAATACGAGGCGTTGAACAAAAACAGTTTGCGTATGCTCCAGTTGCTGCTTCCCAAGGCTTTTAAAATACCGATCATTTGGGTGCGCTCCAAGATTAAAACGAGCAGGGCGGTAATCATGTTAATGCCCGCTACGAGTATCATGATGCCAATAATGCCGTAAATGTTTTTGTCGAAAATTTTAACCCATTCAAAAATGGAGTAGTATTTGTCGGTAACGGTTTGGGTATTAAAAGTAGATGGGGTGTTTTTGTAAATGTCTCGACCTTTTTGTTCCAGATCGTTGTAATCGTCAATAAACACCTCTAAGTTTCCAATTTGGTCGTCTTCCCACCGGTTAATGCGTTGCAAATGCCTGATGTCTCCCAGGATGTATTGCGCATCTAAATCCTGGAATCCGGAACTGTAAATGCCCACTACGTTGTAGGTAATGATGTTGGGCAGTTTTTCGGGGTCGTCTTTGGCAAATACCATTTGGAATTTATCGCCCACCTTAAACTGCAAACGCTTGGCCAAATATTCCGAAATTAAAACTTCTTCGTTGCGTTTTTCAGAGTAATCGGGCAATCGGCCGTCGATTAAAAATTCCTTAAAATAACCCCAGTTATAATCACTGCCAACACCTTTTAAATAAACCCCTTCAAAATCGGTTTCAGTGCGTATCACTCCAAATTTTGAAGCCACGCCCTGAACGTGTTTTATGCCATCAACCGATTTAAATTCCGGATAAAATTCCTGATTTTTCGAAATAGGAATAATGCTTTCCTGAGAATTGTTACTATCGTAATTGGTGATGGTAACGTGGCCGTTAAAAGCCACCACCTTATCGCGAATTTTTTGCTGAAGCCCAATACCCGTAGCAATAGCGACCATCATCACCACAATACCAATGGCTATGGCGGCAATACCAATTTTTATTATTGGTGCCGAAACACTACTTTTATACGCTTTACTGCCAATAATACGTTTAGCTATAAAAAACTCGTAATTCAATTTTTAAATGAGGTTTAGTGTGTTCAAAAATACAGTTTTATTCCCGATAGTTGCCGGGATTGTTTTGTTAATTTCCTGTGGGAACTTGTCGAAGTCTGAAGCACGAAGCTTGAAGCCCGAAGTTTATGAAACAACGGAAAATAATCCTGTCATTGTTGGCGCCAACCAAACGGAACTGTATTTGCCGCTATTAAAAGGCAAACGCGTTGGTGTCGTGGCGAACCAAACTTCGGTGGTTTTTAAAGCTGGAAGTTTGGAGCCTGAAGCCCAAAGTTTTTCGCATCTTATTGATTCTTTATTGGCGCTGAAGGTTAATGTTAAAAAAGTTTTTGCTCCCGAACACGGTTTTCGAGGTCAGGCTGATGCGGGCGAAGTGGTAAAAGATGGTGTCGATACACGCACCAACCTGCCTATTGTGTCGCTTTACGGCAACAACAAAAAGCCTTCGAAAGAACAGTTGCAGGATTTGGATATTGTGGTTTTCGATATTCAGGATGTGGGCGCTCGGTTTTACACGTACATATCTACTTTACATTATGTGGTGGAGGCTTGTGCCGAGCAAAATATTCCGGTATTGATTTTAGACCGACCCAATCCAAACGGACATTATATTGATGGCCCTATTTTGGAGATGGAGCACCAAAGTTTTGTGGGGATGCACCCGATTCCGATAGTACATGGCATGACCATTGGCGAATATGCAAAAATGATTAATGGCGAAAAATGGCTCAAAAACGGCGTGCAATGTGAGTTGTCCGTAATTCCAATTAAAAATTACGACCATAAAAAAACTTACAGTTTGCCCATTAAACCGAGTCCGAATCTGCCCAACGATAAATCAATTAATCTGTATCCGAGTTTGTGTTTTTTTGAAGGCACCAATGTTAGCGCTGGACGTGGAACGGATTCACAATTTCAAATTTTCGGAAGTCCGTTTTTAAATGCTGAGGTGTTTCCTTATGAATTTACCCCAAAACCGAACGACGGCGCAAAACACCCAAAACACAAAAACAAATTGTGCTTCGGAAAAGATTTGCAGCAAACTAAAAATTTAAGCACACTAAACTTAAATTGGCTCATTGAAGCTTATAAAAACACAGCGGATAAGTCTCAATTTTTCAATAACTTTTTTGTGAAGCTCGCTGGGACACAAACGTTGCAACAGCAAATTGAGCAAGGCTTGACTGAAAAAGAAATTAAAGCTACTTGGAGTGAAGGTTTGGAGAAGTTTAAGGAAATCCGTGAAAAATATTTGGTTTATCCGTAATAGGTTAAATAGTATTGTTTTATAGAAGTTAAATACGGTGTTTCAGGTTGATCGGAGTCGAAACCAAATTGAAATCCCAGCTGCTTAAGGCCTTTCGACTCTAGTTTATCTTGAGCGAAGCCGAAAGGATTAGGGTGACAGTTGTCAACTTTATTTGAATACAGGCGTAACTACGGAATTCGTATATCCAATTTATATAAATTAATCAAAGCAAAAAGCACCCAGTTGCAGGTTTGCAACCAAGTGCTTCATCAAACAAAAACCCAAAATCAAACACTTCAAACGGGTTTTTTAACCAAACAAACCATGTTATAGTGCTTTAACTTCCTTGGTCGTTAAGGGGCCGAGTTCAAAGCTGCTTTCCAGTAATTCTTTTTTTAGTTTTTTTACATTTTCCAGGTTGTTGTTGGCTTTGTAGATTTTGGCCAAATGAAACAATACATCGGGTTCAGAAGTTTTACCAACCACATGTTCTTCCATAACTTTTAAAGCTTCTTTTGTGTCGCCATGGTTGTAATGTGTCCACGCCAACAAATCGTACGATTGTGGGGTAGGTCGGTTTTGAATTTCCTCAATTGCTATTTTTAAAGCTTCTGTAGTTTGGGTAGCGTTTTCGGCGTATAAAAGGGTGTTGTGCTTGTTGTACATATCGCCATAAAGCGGATTTTTCACAGCATCGAAATAACGGTCCAATTCTTCTTCTTTTAAGTTTTGATTACCCATAAAATCGGCAATTTCTGCTTTTAGTAAATGGTAATCCGGAGCATTGTATGTTTTCGAAATGGCATTTAAAATACGCATGGCCTCATCGGCATTATTTTCGTGTGAATAGACAATCCAAGCAAGGCCTTTTTTTGCATAAGCATCAGTGGGGTCGAGCTCCAAAGCTTTTAAATAATGTTGATAGGAATCGCTTATCTTTCCGGCGTGACCGTAATAATCGGCCAAGTTGGTGTAAACCCACTGTTTGGTTGAAGGTATATTTGAAGCTTCAGCAATGGTTTTGGCCTGCTCCATATATTTTATGGCAGCATCTAAATTTCCGCGATGGTCAGACCATTTTGACAAGCGGATTAAATAATCGAAATCGCCTTCTTTTCTCGTTTTTTCCAAATAGGTTTTGGCTATTTCAAAGTTTCCTAATTCCATGTGGACGTCGAACAGCATTTTTTGAGTGCCTTTTAAATTTTCGCCATTGGTTTCTGCTTTTTCCAAAAGTGCCAAAGCATCCTTAAAACGGTGTTGCGAAATGTAGTTTCTGGCTAAAGATCTCAGATACCCAGCATGGCTGTAATGGGTAAAATTATTGGCTTCAATCAAGTAGTTTTCGGCATCGATAAGTGTTTCAATCTGTCCGGTGTGCTGAAAAATTTGAGATTGAGAGGCAGCGGCTTTGGCAAAGTAGGGGAACTGATTGGGTTCTTTTTCTAGCTTTTCTTCCCAAAAAATTAAATCAGATTTTACCAAATCCAGCCTCTCGTTCTCTGTGTTTTCTAAATAGATATTATAATCTTTCCTTTGGGTAATTTGTTTTTCTTTTTTGCCACAGCTTACCGTAATAATTAGCAAAAGCAAAATGGCTATATGTTTAAATGGTTTCATGTTGTGTTCTTTTTTTATAGTTTTTGTTTGGTAGTAACCCTAAAACAAGGCATAGCCAAGTTTTAGGGTTGTGTAGGTGTTCATGTTTTACCAAGGCGAAGCTAGGTAAGGGAAGGAGCTCAAAAAGGCTTTGTCGTTGGCATCTACATTGTCGTTAGACAATCCAGGGTTTTCGCTAAAATCTTCACCGCCAAAAATGAGCAGTAATTCTACGGTAATGACATCGTCTGCCAAGGCTCTACCTGTTAAAACGTTGGTGCCATCGTAAAAGGTAGTGGTGCCGTCCAGCGATACGTTTAATACATCGGTAGCCAAAAGACCGGTAAACGTAGCAGCATCTAAACCTAAAGCGTTTTCGTCACCAGCATTGTCATAAGCTGGGCTCAAGGCTATTAGGTTGGCTTCAAATTTACTCTGAAATGCTGCATTCTGAGCCGATGGTACGGTTACGTTAAACATATCTTTATCTGCACTGGCCACAAAAACAGTGTTTACGGCAGGCCTACCCATTTGGTCTTCTTGGGTGTAGGTTCCAGAGAAATCTGGTCCGGTGGGTTGCATGGTGTTGTCATCATCGTTGGAACAGTTGAAAGCCATTAAGGAAACGGCACATGCCACTGTAAATAGTTTTATATTTTTTATAGTTTTCATAATTCTAAAATTTATACGGTTGCGTTATTTTATTTTCTTTTTGATTCTACCCAAGTATTGATGGTGCCAGAGCCGCCAATCATACTTTTGGGCACTTCTACGACGATAGACATCACATTAGTACCAGCAAAGGTGTCGGCACCAGGATTGTTAAAGCTGGTGGCATTACCAGCAATAATTTCTGAGTATTGTGCAAAATCCATAAAGAAGGGATCATCACGAGGCCCGGCAAAAAAGCTCATGCCTCCATACGAAGCTATTTTGGCATTTTCGCCATATGCGGTAATATCTACCACGCCACCAACAGTAGCGTTGGTTTGAATGGTACTGTTCAATCCGGTTTGCGATGGTGCTACGGGACCGAAAAAGTACATTTTACCATCTTTTGGAATGGCTTGAATGACTAAGTCCTCTACATTGTCGTTGGTAGTATCAATATTAAATTCAACCAACACGTTTTCGTTAAATGTGGCACTGCCCGTTGCACTGGGGCTAAGTAAGCCTTGCAGGTTGGCTGCAAATACAATGTTGTCTGTGTTTTCACCTTGAAAGGCGTAAAAATCGGTAATATCACTATTACCACCTTGAACGGCTGGAGCATCGATATGATCGGCCGCGATAATAAAGAAACTAGCTATGGCTAAGATTCCAATTCCAAATACAATTGTTAATTTTTTCATGATTTTGAGATTTTGTTGTTAATATGTTTTTGACTCTCACCCATACCTACGCAAAAAAGGAAATAGCGGTTTTGTTAAAATTTTGTTAAAGCAAAAGTTGTGGTTATAAAGCGTTAAAAACACTATTTTTACACCTTAAATATTTAGTGGATAGTTATGAACCCATCTTCGGCAGGTTGGATAAAAAAGTTGGTTAGGGAGGTTGAAAAGAACAACCGTTTTTTGGTGTACGATGAAGAAAGCTTTTACGATGCTTTGCGCTCTTGCGGGTTTATTTATGGCAGCAATTTTAGTGTGGTGGCGCAGGTTTTTCCAAAAAAAGATTTTTCGGAAGAGGAACTGTGCAAAACCAATTTCTGTTTAGCGTTTTTGTACGCCCACGCCCAATCTAAAACCAGTGTACCCTTTGTAGAGAGTGTTATTACGTTTTACACGGCCATTAATGAAATAAAAACCTCGTTTTTTAAAGGGCTTTTAGGCGGGAAAAAATCGAATGAGCAATTGGAGGATATCATCCATAAACGTATTCAGATAGATGCTAATGTGCTCACAAAAAACTTCAATTATTTTATTATAAATGCCTTGTTGTACGTTGATGTTTTGGCGTATATGGAATATTTGAAAAATGAAAGCATCAGTATTGATTATATTAAAAATTTGGAAGCTTCGATAGTCGCCATTTCATTGGATGTTTTAAATTCAAAAGCCTTAAAAAATCAGTACGACGAAAGTTTGATGAGGTTGTTCGAATCGTCATTGCGCTACAGCGATAACAAAAACTTCACTTATAAAAAAGCGGTGAGACATTTAAAGTCGCCATTGGAGAAATATTATGTTTTGGATATTTCGTGCATGGCCACTTGGAGCGACCAAATGATTGATGTAAAGGAAGAACAGTTTTTGGAAAAATTGGGGCGCGATTTAGATTTGAGCCTTTCCCGAATACACCAATCCATAAAAACGGTCAACCATTTTTATACTGAACATAAAGACAATATTGCGCTTTTAAGTTCTAAAAATATGGTGAAGAGTTTTTACGATAATTCCAGTAAAATGGTGTACAAACTCATTAGAAGAAACAGCAAGCGTTTGTATAGGGAATTAAAGGATAGCAAAGAGTTGATGGTGCTGCTAACCCAATCTACCGTTCGGGATTTAACTCCGGCCGAACAAAAAAAAGTACAGGAACAGCTTCTGGATATTTTTAAATCCATACCCAGTTTAGCTATTTTTTTATTGCCCGGAGGTGCCATCCTGCTGCCTTTGGTAGTTAAATTTATTCCTAAATTATTGCCTTCGGCTTTCGACGAAAACAGAATTGAAGAATAAAAACGGTTGATATTTGTCTTTTTTCTAGTAGATTTACACAACTACTAACTTAAAGACAACTATAATGGTATCATACACTGTTGAAGAAATTAATAACCTGTTGAAGGGGGAATTAGTCGGAAATACCACCCAAAAGATTGAAGGTCCTGAGCAACTTCGAAAAGCAAAACCGCATCACATCACGTTTATTGGCAGTACCAAATACCTAAAATATTGGGATGAATCGGAAGCCAGTGCCGTGCTGGTTAACGATAATTTGTCGTTAGAACCTGGTGAAAACCGAGCCATCATAAAAGTAAAAAATGCCGATTTGGCCATGGCCCAAGTGTTGGAGCTTTTCAATCCGCCGGCACCTGTGTTTGAAAGTGATATCCACCCCACGGCGGTAATCCACGACACGGCAAAAATAGGTGAAGGCTGTAAAATTGGAGCCAACTGCTACGTGGGTAAAGATGTTGTGCTTGGCAATGGCGTGGTGTTGTATCCCAATGTTTGTGTTTTTGATGAAACCATAATTGGCGATAATACCGTAGCGTGGTCAGGAACCGTGATTCGCGAGCGTTGCATCATTGGTAGTCACTGTATTTTCCACACGAATGTGAGTATTGGGGCCGATGGTTTCGGCTACCGTCCTAGCGACGATGGTCGTGGTTTGGTGAAAATCCCGCAAATTGGAAATGTAATTATTGGGCACTATGTTGAAATTGGGGCCAATTCTTGTGTGGATCGCGCTAAGTTTAGCTCAACCATCATTGGCGATGGCAGTAAAATTGATAATTTGGTGCAAATAGGCCACAACAGCGTTATGGGGCGCTCGTGTATCATGGCGGGGCACAGTGGACTGGCCGGTTCGGTAACTTTGGGCGATGGTGTTATTATTGGTGGTGCCGCCTCGATAAAAGACCATACTACGATTCATTCGGGAGCTACAGTTGGTGCAGGCTCGGGAGTTGTTGGCGATGTGGAAGCCGGAAAAACCGTATTGGGTTACCCAGCGCAAGATTCGCGCGACATGCTAAAGCAGTGGGTGGCTATGCGCCGATTGACGAAGACGTAAAGTGAGTAGAGTAATATTTTTTAATTAATTATTTGAATAATATTACTCCAACCACCCCTTAAAATCCTTAACGCGTTCACGGGCAACAATAACCTCCTGTTCATTAAACGAATTCAGTTTTATTTGTAAACGTGAGTTGGTGTAGCTTACCATATCTTTTATGGCATTGATGTTTACAAAGAATTTTCTGTTGATTCGGAAAAAAGTTTGGGGTTCCAGTTCGTTTTCCAAATGCTCTAAAGTGGTATCCAAAAGGTAATTCCGTCCCTCGGTGGTGTGCAGGTATGTCCCTTTGTTTTCACTGTAAAAGCATTCAATGTCGTCGATATTTATCAGTTTTAAATGCTGACCCACTTTTACCGAAAAGCGTTTTTTGTATTCGCGGTCTATGGGGTTAACGAGCAGTTTTTTTATATCGTTAAAATCTAAAGTTACGGCTTGGTTGTGGTGGGTGCGCTCTTTGTATTTGTTTACTGCGGTAGCCAAATCTTCGTCATCAATAGGTTTTAACAGGTAATCGATACTATTAAGTTTAAAGGCTTGTAGGGCATATTCGTCGTAGGCTGTGGTGAAAATAACCGCCGATTTTATTTCGAGAGTTTCAAAAATTTCGAAGGATAGCCCATCGCTGAGTTGAATATCGAGGAAAATTAAATCGGGGTGCGTATGGTTTTGAAACCAATCGATGGATTCTTTAACGGAATGTAACATGGTTTCGGCATTGAGTCCTAAATTTTGAAGCATGCGTTGCAGCCTTCTTGCCGATGGTTTTTCGTCCTCTATGATAATAATGTTCATTTGGCAGGTTTTATTGGTTTGTATAAAATTTCAATGTGACTGTTAGAAAAGATTATTCCCATCGTTTGGTGTTTTCTTTGTTAAGGTACTCTTTCATTTTCCGGGTTTCCCAT from Tamlana crocina includes:
- the lpxD gene encoding UDP-3-O-(3-hydroxymyristoyl)glucosamine N-acyltransferase, with product MVSYTVEEINNLLKGELVGNTTQKIEGPEQLRKAKPHHITFIGSTKYLKYWDESEASAVLVNDNLSLEPGENRAIIKVKNADLAMAQVLELFNPPAPVFESDIHPTAVIHDTAKIGEGCKIGANCYVGKDVVLGNGVVLYPNVCVFDETIIGDNTVAWSGTVIRERCIIGSHCIFHTNVSIGADGFGYRPSDDGRGLVKIPQIGNVIIGHYVEIGANSCVDRAKFSSTIIGDGSKIDNLVQIGHNSVMGRSCIMAGHSGLAGSVTLGDGVIIGGAASIKDHTTIHSGATVGAGSGVVGDVEAGKTVLGYPAQDSRDMLKQWVAMRRLTKT
- a CDS encoding LytTR family DNA-binding domain-containing protein, whose product is MNIIIIEDEKPSARRLQRMLQNLGLNAETMLHSVKESIDWFQNHTHPDLIFLDIQLSDGLSFEIFETLEIKSAVIFTTAYDEYALQAFKLNSIDYLLKPIDDEDLATAVNKYKERTHHNQAVTLDFNDIKKLLVNPIDREYKKRFSVKVGQHLKLINIDDIECFYSENKGTYLHTTEGRNYLLDTTLEHLENELEPQTFFRINRKFFVNINAIKDMVSYTNSRLQIKLNSFNEQEVIVARERVKDFKGWLE